The Leisingera daeponensis DSM 23529 genome includes the window AGCGCCTCGCGCACGGTCAGCGGCGGCCGCTGGTTGTCGCGGCACTCAAAGGTGCCGGTCACATGGCAGGAGCGGATCCGCACCATCAGCATGACCGGCGTATTCGACGCCTCCGACAGGGCAAAGCTGTCGCCCACCGATTTCACGATGGACGGCAGGTTCGGCCGCGGATCAAGCAGCCAGAACTGGGATTTCATCGCAAAGGCATAGGACCGCTCCTGCATGATCGAGGAGCCCTCGCCGTAATCCTCGCCCACGATCACCAGCGCGCCGCCGGTGACCCCGGAGGAGGCAAGGTTGGCCAGCGCGTCGGAGGCCACGTTAACCCCGACCGACCCCTTGAAGGTGACCGCGCCGCGGATCGGATAATGGACAGAGGCCGCCAGCATCGCCGCGGCGGCGGCTTCGGAGGCGTTGGCCTCGTAGCGCACGCCCAGCTCGCCCAGCAGCTCCTCGGCATCGGCCAGCACATCCATCAGATGCGAAATCGGCGCCCCCTGGTAGCCGCCGACGTATCCCACGCCGTTCTCCAGAAGCGCCTTGGTGATGGCCAGAATGCCCTCGCCGGTAAAGCTGCTGCCTGCACCTTGGCGCAGATGCTCGACCTCAGCCTTAAACGATCTTTCGGCCATTGGCGCCTCCTTGGTTGCGGTCCCGGATCAGAATTGGTTCACGCGCACGTTGCGCAGGATCTTCTGCAGCGTGGCGGTAAAGGCGCGCTGTTCCTCAGGGTCGATGCCCTTGAACATCTGCGCGCAGGCCTCCGCCACATGCGGCCAAAGCCCCTCGTGGGTTTCACGGCCCTTCGGGGTCATCACGATGCGGGTGGCGCGGCTGTCATCGGGATCGGACTGGCGCAGAACCAGCCCGTCGCGCTCCAGCGCATCCAGCGCCCGGCTGAGGGTGGATTGCTCCACCACCGCATACACCGACAAGTCGCGGATCAGCAGACCGTCCAGCACCGACAGGACCGCCAAGGCCCGCATCTTGGCCGTGGTCAGCCCATGCGCCGCCATCTCCTCGCGCAGGGCCGCGTTGTAGCGCCCCATGATGCGGTTCATCAGGTAGGGCGGGAAGTTTTCCAGCCCGATCTCCCCCAGCCGCGGCAGCGGGGCGCTCGCCTCCGCGGCAGCTTGCGGTGCTGCGGTTTCCTTTGCAGTCATGCATCTTTCCTTTACGCCTGATAAGATCCGGAGCCGCCGCCCGCGCATCAGCGCCGGCTCCGGGGGTGATGCGGGCGCGTTACCTGCCTCAGCCCCGCGGCACCAGAGCCAGAGCCCGGATCGGGCTGCCGGTGCCGCGCTTGATCTTCAGCGGCGCGGCAATCAGCAGCGCGCCCTTGGGCGGCAGCTTGTCCAGATTGGCCAGCGAGGCCAGGCCAAAGCAGTTGTCCCGGTGCAGCAGGTTGTGGGCCGGGTAGGGCGGCTCCATCCCGCCGGCCTGGCCTGCATCGGTGCCGATGCACTGGCTGCCCCAGCCGGCGATTTTCTTCGACAGCAGATATTCCACCGCATCCGGCGTCGGTCCGGGGCTGTGCGGGCCTGTGTCATCCGCGTTCAGGAAGGCGTCTTCGTCACCGGCGCGCTTGTCCCAATCGGTGCGCATCACCACCCATTCGCCTTCGCCGATGTCTCCGTGCTCTGCTTCCCATGCCTTGATCAGATCGGCGGTCAGCAGGAAATCCGGGTTCTCGGCGCTTTCCTTGGAGCAGTCGATCACATTGACCGGCGCCACCAGGCGCTGCACATCCAGCGTATCGGTATAGCCGTCGCTGTGGTCCTTGCCGGTGATCCAGTGGTGCGGGGCGTCGAAATGGGTGCCGGAATGCTCCCCCAGAACCATCCAGTTCCAGGCAAAGAACGGGCCGTCCTCGTCATATTCGCTGATCTTGTGGATTTCGACCTTGGGCGTGTTCTTGGCGAAATCCTCGGGCAGGCGCAGGATCGGTGTCTCAGGCCCCAGGGTGCCGGAGCAGTCCACCACTTCGACCTGTCCGGACAGGATCATCGCGCCCAGGCCATCCAATATATTGGCTGCAGTCATTCTTCTTCTTCCGTTGTGCGCGGTCTGAACGCCGCTTTTCGCGTCCGGTTAAGGACTGCGTGTCAAAATATACATGTATTTGCAAATTTAAAAGCCCTTTGAGAAATAGACCTAAAATGGCGCAGGATGAGTCTCCGGCTGCCAGTAAGTATGTATTTGCATGTTACTTGGAGGGGGTGGCGCAGGAACTGCCCGCAAGCGGCCCGGTGCTTTGGCAAGTTCGCTGGCACAGACGTTCATCTGGAGGAAGGCCTGAATTCCGATCAGCCGCCCGCCTCCCCCTGAGCCTCAGGGAGCAGCCGCCCGCGCCGCCCAAGCCCCGGCGGCGGAGCATCCGGCCCCACCTCGTCCGATCTTTTGGCGGCTTACGCCGCTTGGGTGGGACTGCCCGCCGCCGCGCGGTTTCCGGCCGGGACGCGGCGGGTCAGAAGATTGCCGCGGGCAGCCAGGTCGCCAGCCCTGGGATCAGCCAGACCAGCAGCACCCCAACCGCCTGCAAGCCGATGAAGGGCACCACCCCCTGATAGATGTGGCGGGTGGTGACCTCCTCCGGCGCCGCGCCGCGCAGGTAGAACAGCGAAAAGCCGAACGGCGGGGTCAGAAAACTGGTCTGCAGGTTGATGGCGATCAGAATGCCAAGCCAGACCGGGTCATGCCCCATCAGGATCAGAGTCGGCGTGACCAGCGGCAGCACGATCACCGAGATTTCGACAAAATCGAGGAAGAAGCCCAGCACAAAGATGAACAGCATGCAAAACAGCAGCGCCCCGGACGGGCCACCCGGCATGTTGCCCAGGATATGCGCCACCCGCTCCTCGCCGCCCAGCCCGATGAACACCAGCGAGAACATGCCCGCCGCCAGGATGGTGGCAAAGATCATCGCGGTCATCGTCGCGGTCGAGGTCACGGCCTCATGCAGGATGCGCTTCTTCAGGCCGCTGCGCAGGGCGGCGATCACCGCAATGGCCCCCGCAGCCGTCAGCAGCGCGTAAAACAGCCCCGCTGCGAAATCAACGGTGCTCAGGTCGCTGCGCTGCAGGCGGATGGGGTGCACGCCCGACAGGATGCCCAGAAGGATCAGCGCCGCAGCCCCCAGCAAGATCAGCCGGACCGGTCCGCCCGCCCGCAGGCCCGCCATCAGCAGCGCGCCGATGGCCCCGACAGAGGCCGCCTCCGTCGGAGTGGCAACGCCGCCAAGGATTGCGCCCAGCACGGCAAAGATCAGCAGGATCGGCGGCACCACCGCGCGAACCACCTCACCGCGGCTGGGGCGGGCCATTTCTGCCGGGGCAGAAGGCATATCCTGCGGCCGCAGGAATCCCCAGGCCAGGATATAAAGAAGGTACAGCACCACCAGCACCAGCCCCGGCACCAGCGCCGCGGCAAAGAACTGGCCCACCGACAGGGCCTCGACCGAAAACTTGCCCTGCTCGTACTGCGCCTGCTGAAATGCGTTGGACATCACGTCGGCGAGGATGATCAGCAGCGTCGAGGGCGGGATGATCTGCCCCAGCGTGCCGGCCGTGCAGACAATGCCGGAGGCCACCCGCGGATCATAGCCCGCCCGCAGCATCGCGGGCAGGGCGATCATGCCCATCGCCACCACCGTGGCGCCGACGATGCCGGTCGAGGCCGCCAAAAGCGCCCCAACCAGCACCACCGAAATGCCCAGGCCGCCCTTCAGCTGGCCGAACAGCCGCCCCATGGTGTCCAGCAGCTCTTCGGCGATGCGGCTTTTTTCCAGGATCGCGCCCATCAGCACAAACAGCGGAATGGCGATCAGAACCTGATTGCTCAGCAGCCCGAAGGCGCGCTGGCCAAGCGCCCCCAGCAGCGAGATGTCCATCACTCCCAGGACCCAGCCGAGATAGGCGAACAGGATGGCGACCCCCGCGATCGAGAAGGCCACCGGAAACCCCATGAGGATCGCTGCCATCAGGGCTGCGAACATGACCAGGTCGAGATATTCCGTCATTGAGGGGATCTTTCCGAGAACAGCCGGATCAGCAGGGCGATGGATTGCAGCATGACCAGAACGCAGAAGGCGGGGATCAGCGATTTCAGCAGGAAGACGGCCTCCAGGCCGCCGACGGCAATCGGGCCTTCAAGAATGGCCCAGGAATTGCGCACCGACGGCCACGACCAGTACAGCAGCGCCGCCATCGACGGCAGCAACAGGACCAGATGGCCGAAAATGTCGATGCGGCGCTGGGCCTTGGGGCTGAGACCTGCATAGAAAACATCGACGCGCACATGTTTATCAACCAGCAGCGTATAGCCGGCCGCCAGCATGAACAGGGTGGCGTGCATATAAAGGACGCTCTCCTGCGCGGCGATGGAGTTCACCCCGAACACATAGCGCCCGACCACGATGGCAAATTGCGCCAGCACCATCAGCAGCGCCAGCCAGCGTATCACCATCGCCAGACCCCGGTTGATGCCGTCCATCGCATCCGCAACCCGTAGCATCCTGCGTCTCTCCCCATCAAAAAGCCGGCGCCCGGTCTCCCGGGGCGCCGGCAGCCGTTGCGCGGATCAGTAGCCCATCACCGATGCGCGAGCGTTCATCTGGCCGTTGTCGGCATAGGTCATGTAGCCGCCGACACTGTCGCGGTAGGTCAGGAAGCTCTCGGTGATGCGGCGCACCAGTTCGTCCTCGTCTTCCTGCAGCTCGGCGATCACTTCCTTGGCGGCGGCGCCCATCGCGGCGATCACGTCCTCGGGGAACATCTTCACCTGCACGCCATCCTCATCCACCATCTTCTTCAGCGCCTGCGCGTGTTTGGTGGTGTATTCGGTCCAGACCGGGTTGTAGAGGCTTTCGCAAGCCAGCGACACCACCTGCTGCAGGTCCTCCGGCAGCTCCGCGAACACGCTGGCGTTGACGCCGCATTCCTCGGCCGAGGACGGCTCGCCCACGCCGGGCCAGTAGTAATTCTTGGCCACCTGGTAATAGCCAAGCGCGCTGTCGGTCCAGGGGCCGATGAACTCGCCGGCATCAAGCGCACCGGTCTGCAGGCCCTGGAACATCGCCGGGCCGCTGGTGGCCTCCGCTGCCATGCCCAGTTTCGAGGCCATTTCCGATGCCAGGCCGGTGGTGCGGAACTTCAGCCCTTTCAGGTCTTCGGCAGAGTTGATTTCGGTCTTGAACCAGCCGCCCCACTGCGGGCCGGAGTTGCCGCACAGGAAAGGCTTGATGCCGAAACGGCCGTACATCTCGTCATAGAGCGCCTGGCCGCCGCCGTGGTACAGCCAGCCGAACTGCTCATCCGCGCGCAGACCGAACGGCTGCGAGCCGAACAGCAGGATGCCCTTCGATTTGGAGCCCCAATAGGCCGGAACCGCGTGATACAGCTCCGCGGTGCCTTCGGACACCGCATCGAACACGCCGCGGCCCGGCACCAGCTCGCCCGCGGCAAACAGCTTCACCTCGATCCGGCCGCCCGACAGCGTGGTGATCCGGTCGGCCAGCATCTGCGCCGCGACACCGGGTCCGGGCAGGTTCTTCGGCCAGGCCGTGACCATCTTCCACTGCATTTTGCCCTGGGCAATGGCCGGGCTGGCCAGGGCCGTAGCCGCCGCGCCCAGAGCGCCGGCTTTCAGAAACTTCCGTCTTTGCATGTTCCATTCCTCCGTCTGTCGGTGGATCTGCGGTGGCCGCGGGCCGGTGGCGCAGAGTCGATCTTGTTTTGTAAGTGCTTTACATTAATATGTAGCTACATATTCTTGTCAATCACGGTTGCGCGGTTCGCGTTCGCCTTTCGCCGCACGATGAAATATGGAGCGGCAGCGAACATTGTCCCGCGCGGCCTGGGAGATGAATATTGACGGACAAGCGGCGCCATTCCTGGACGGAGATCCGGGACAGCATCCGGCAGATGATCCTGGATTCGACCTACGGGCCCGGGGACAAGCTGCCGCGCGATGAAGAGTTCGCGGCCCAGTTCGGCTGTGCCCGCTCGACCGTGCACCGCGCCATGCGGGACCTGGCCGAAAGCGGAGTGGTGGAGCGGCGGCGCAAGGGCGGCACCATGGTGCGGCGCGATCCTGTCACCCGCGCGACGCTGAATATCCCGATCACCCGGCTTGAGGTCGAACAGAAAGGCAGCGTCTACCAGTATCAGCTGATCCGCCAGTCGGTGCAGGCCACAACCCCTGCCATCATGGCCAATTTCGGCCTGCCTGAGCCCCGCCCGATGCTGCGGGTCGAGGCGCTGCATCTGGCCGACAGCCGGCCCTATATTTTCGAGGATCGCTGGATCTGCCTGGAAACGGTGCCCGAGATCGCATCCGTCGACCTGACCCGCGACAGTGCAAACGAATGGCTGGTCCGCAACCGCCCCTACAGCCGCTGCGATTTGCGGCTTTACGCGCGGCCCGGCACCAATAGCGACAGCGAAGTTTTGCAGAGCAAGACCGGCGACGCCTTGTTTGTCATGGAGCGCACCACCTGGATCGGCGAGGACCCGATCACCAGCCTGCGCGCTGTGGCGCATCCAGGCTATCAGCTGGTCACGCAGGGCTGACGGCCAGCCCGCGGCGGTGTCTCAGGGAACCGAACGGGCACGGCAGGCGTTTGATCCAAAACGCACGGACGCCTGATCAAGGGGGAATGATGCAAGCCGGACGCGCCGCAAGCGCGGCAGGCGGCACGCAGCCCGGTTGCCTCAGGCCCGCCAGTTCGCCGCACACCAGTTCCGCAGACGCCTGCAGCAGCGCCACCCGGAGCGAATGGATGCTCGCGGCGGCTTGCGCGAGCGGAGCCATAAGGCCAATGTCACCTGGGAGGACCACCATGCCAAAGGACCACACCGCCCCCGCTCTTCAGCCGCCGGCGGCTGCACGCCGCAGGCCGCGCAGCGGCACGGGGCATTAGATCATGTGGCAAACCGTTATCGCCAGGCGCTCCGTCCGCGTTATGCTGCTGATCATTACCCTGATCATGCTGGGCGGCGCGATGTATTTCGCTAAACCTGTTCTGGCGCCGGGTGTTTTTGCGCTCGTGGTCGGCGTGGTGATCGCGCCGCTGGCTGACCGGCTGGAACGGATCGGGGTCAGCCGGGTGGCTGTCGCCAGCAGCCTGCTGTTGCTGACCACGGCGCTGCTGGCCCTGCTGATATTGTCGCTGGACCCGCTGATGACATCGCTGGCCAGCCAGGTCCCCAAGATCAAATATGAAATCCGCGGCTGGCTCGACATGGTGTCCGGACTGCTGCGCGGCATCGAAAGCATCAGTTCCGAGATCGAGGAGACAATAGGCGCAGCGGAAGCGGATACAGAGGAAGAGGGCACCGGCCTGCCGACCCTGACGGACGCGCTCTGGCTGGCGCCGAACTTTGGGGCGCAGATGTTCATCTTTGCCGGCACGCTGTTCTTCTTCGTGCTGACCCGGAACGAACTGTATGAAAAGGCAGGCAGCTATGCCGCCCGCTTCTTCCGGGCAGAGCGCGCGGTGGCGCGCTATTTCGCGGCGGTCACGATTGTGAACGGCGGGCTGGGCTTGCTCACGGCCGCCGGCCTGGCGCTGATCGGCCTGCCTGGGGCTTGGATCTGGGGCCTGGCGGCGGCCATCCTGAACTTCATCCTCTATCTTGGTCCGCTGATGATGCTGG containing:
- a CDS encoding MarR family winged helix-turn-helix transcriptional regulator, yielding MTAKETAAPQAAAEASAPLPRLGEIGLENFPPYLMNRIMGRYNAALREEMAAHGLTTAKMRALAVLSVLDGLLIRDLSVYAVVEQSTLSRALDALERDGLVLRQSDPDDSRATRIVMTPKGRETHEGLWPHVAEACAQMFKGIDPEEQRAFTATLQKILRNVRVNQF
- a CDS encoding TRAP transporter small permease subunit; its protein translation is MLRVADAMDGINRGLAMVIRWLALLMVLAQFAIVVGRYVFGVNSIAAQESVLYMHATLFMLAAGYTLLVDKHVRVDVFYAGLSPKAQRRIDIFGHLVLLLPSMAALLYWSWPSVRNSWAILEGPIAVGGLEAVFLLKSLIPAFCVLVMLQSIALLIRLFSERSPQ
- a CDS encoding AI-2E family transporter, with the protein product MLLIITLIMLGGAMYFAKPVLAPGVFALVVGVVIAPLADRLERIGVSRVAVASSLLLLTTALLALLILSLDPLMTSLASQVPKIKYEIRGWLDMVSGLLRGIESISSEIEETIGAAEADTEEEGTGLPTLTDALWLAPNFGAQMFIFAGTLFFFVLTRNELYEKAGSYAARFFRAERAVARYFAAVTIVNGGLGLLTAAGLALIGLPGAWIWGLAAAILNFILYLGPLMMLAGLTVAGLTQIGGAGAVLPPLVFLAINIAEAQFVTPAFVGRQLDLNPLIVFWAIVLGLWIWGPVGAIVALPLVLWCGRMLVPPPDTAEAVTPEHQ
- a CDS encoding GntR family transcriptional regulator, whose amino-acid sequence is MTDKRRHSWTEIRDSIRQMILDSTYGPGDKLPRDEEFAAQFGCARSTVHRAMRDLAESGVVERRRKGGTMVRRDPVTRATLNIPITRLEVEQKGSVYQYQLIRQSVQATTPAIMANFGLPEPRPMLRVEALHLADSRPYIFEDRWICLETVPEIASVDLTRDSANEWLVRNRPYSRCDLRLYARPGTNSDSEVLQSKTGDALFVMERTTWIGEDPITSLRAVAHPGYQLVTQG
- a CDS encoding TRAP transporter large permease yields the protein MTEYLDLVMFAALMAAILMGFPVAFSIAGVAILFAYLGWVLGVMDISLLGALGQRAFGLLSNQVLIAIPLFVLMGAILEKSRIAEELLDTMGRLFGQLKGGLGISVVLVGALLAASTGIVGATVVAMGMIALPAMLRAGYDPRVASGIVCTAGTLGQIIPPSTLLIILADVMSNAFQQAQYEQGKFSVEALSVGQFFAAALVPGLVLVVLYLLYILAWGFLRPQDMPSAPAEMARPSRGEVVRAVVPPILLIFAVLGAILGGVATPTEAASVGAIGALLMAGLRAGGPVRLILLGAAALILLGILSGVHPIRLQRSDLSTVDFAAGLFYALLTAAGAIAVIAALRSGLKKRILHEAVTSTATMTAMIFATILAAGMFSLVFIGLGGEERVAHILGNMPGGPSGALLFCMLFIFVLGFFLDFVEISVIVLPLVTPTLILMGHDPVWLGILIAINLQTSFLTPPFGFSLFYLRGAAPEEVTTRHIYQGVVPFIGLQAVGVLLVWLIPGLATWLPAAIF
- a CDS encoding TRAP transporter substrate-binding protein, with the translated sequence MQRRKFLKAGALGAAATALASPAIAQGKMQWKMVTAWPKNLPGPGVAAQMLADRITTLSGGRIEVKLFAAGELVPGRGVFDAVSEGTAELYHAVPAYWGSKSKGILLFGSQPFGLRADEQFGWLYHGGGQALYDEMYGRFGIKPFLCGNSGPQWGGWFKTEINSAEDLKGLKFRTTGLASEMASKLGMAAEATSGPAMFQGLQTGALDAGEFIGPWTDSALGYYQVAKNYYWPGVGEPSSAEECGVNASVFAELPEDLQQVVSLACESLYNPVWTEYTTKHAQALKKMVDEDGVQVKMFPEDVIAAMGAAAKEVIAELQEDEDELVRRITESFLTYRDSVGGYMTYADNGQMNARASVMGY
- a CDS encoding cyclase family protein — encoded protein: MTAANILDGLGAMILSGQVEVVDCSGTLGPETPILRLPEDFAKNTPKVEIHKISEYDEDGPFFAWNWMVLGEHSGTHFDAPHHWITGKDHSDGYTDTLDVQRLVAPVNVIDCSKESAENPDFLLTADLIKAWEAEHGDIGEGEWVVMRTDWDKRAGDEDAFLNADDTGPHSPGPTPDAVEYLLSKKIAGWGSQCIGTDAGQAGGMEPPYPAHNLLHRDNCFGLASLANLDKLPPKGALLIAAPLKIKRGTGSPIRALALVPRG